The genomic region GCGCACCTTCGCGAGCTCGACAGTCGGATGATGGAACGGCGCGTCTGAACCGTAGAGCACGCGATCCGGACCGAGGCGATCGACAGCCTCTAGAATCTTCGTATGCATCGGCATACCCGACGTCTCGAGGTAGACATTGGAGTGTCGCGCCGCGACATCGATCGCCCCGTTGATGTAGATGATGTTCCCGTGACCCATGTGGCCGAGGATGATCCGGGCCATCGGGTAGCGGATCACGAGCTCTTCGATGCTCCACGGGAGGGTGAAGATGGGGTGGCCGCAGTGGATCAAGGCTGGCAGCCCGCGTTCCACAAGGAGTTCGATGATCGGGTGGACCGCCGGGTCGTCGGGGTGGTATCCATCGAGGAGCGGGTGGAGCTTGACCCCGCGGAACTTCGACCCGGGCTCGTCGAGCAGTCGGCGCGCCTCGTCGACCGCACCGGGCATGCGCGGGTTTGCCCAGACGAGACCATAGACGCCCTGTGTCTCGCGAATGATTCCCCGGACGAGGCCGTTGTCGGGGTGGAAGACGAGGCCAGTCGCGATCGCGTGGTCGCGCATCAAAGACAGGAGTCCATCTCGGTCGAGGGAGACGTTGAAGAGCGGGAATCGGCCCACATGCATGTGGCAGTCCATGATCACCGCGTCCACCATGGTGCAGACCCAACCGCTCGACTGGCATGGGGACGATGGGCGGACCAGCGCGCGGTCTGCGGGACCGTGGGACCGCTCTTCACGACAGGCGCTCATGCATGGTGCCGCGTAGTATCGTGGGCCGCATGTTGACAGTCAACACGTGGAGGGTTCCCGTTCGGGAGACGCCCCTTGCCCTCCAGTTGATTCCTCTGGACCA from Chloroflexota bacterium harbors:
- a CDS encoding amidohydrolase yields the protein MDCHMHVGRFPLFNVSLDRDGLLSLMRDHAIATGLVFHPDNGLVRGIIRETQGVYGLVWANPRMPGAVDEARRLLDEPGSKFRGVKLHPLLDGYHPDDPAVHPIIELLVERGLPALIHCGHPIFTLPWSIEELVIRYPMARIILGHMGHGNIIYINGAIDVAARHSNVYLETSGMPMHTKILEAVDRLGPDRVLYGSDAPFHHPTVELAKVRVSGLSPELVDRVLGENGRRLFFADAVPQSVAV